Proteins found in one Kamptonema formosum PCC 6407 genomic segment:
- a CDS encoding NADPH-dependent oxidoreductase: MNTPNVTDLIRDRYGVDTFNPNSLWNETLATLLSHRSVRAYLPNPLLPQTLELMVAAAQSAATSSNLQTWSVVAVEDPSRKETLAQLAGNQAHIRQCPLFLVWLADLARLHHLAMQRGLPAQGLDYLEMFVTATIDAALAAQNATIAAESLGLGTVYIGGMRNHPQSVAETLQLPPHLFAVFGLCVGYPDPAKPAAVKPRLPQAAVLHRETYNLAQQEEAIAQYNEIMQKFYESQHMNVAGDWVEHSVKRVATAQALNGRERLKEMLQQLGFPLL; this comes from the coding sequence ATGAACACTCCCAACGTAACTGATTTAATTCGCGATCGCTACGGCGTAGATACGTTCAATCCCAATAGTCTCTGGAATGAGACATTGGCAACCCTGCTATCCCATCGTTCGGTTCGTGCCTATCTACCTAACCCCTTACTGCCGCAAACCCTAGAACTTATGGTCGCTGCCGCCCAGTCTGCCGCTACCTCCTCCAATCTCCAAACCTGGAGTGTAGTAGCGGTTGAAGATCCTAGCAGGAAAGAAACCCTGGCTCAACTGGCAGGAAATCAAGCCCATATCCGCCAATGCCCATTGTTTTTGGTATGGTTGGCAGATCTAGCACGGCTGCATCATCTGGCTATGCAAAGGGGGCTACCTGCCCAAGGATTAGATTATCTGGAAATGTTTGTTACAGCAACCATCGATGCAGCATTGGCAGCTCAGAATGCAACGATCGCAGCAGAGTCATTAGGGTTAGGCACGGTTTACATTGGTGGAATGCGAAACCATCCCCAAAGTGTTGCCGAAACTCTCCAATTACCGCCTCACTTATTTGCCGTCTTTGGTTTGTGCGTGGGCTATCCCGATCCAGCAAAACCAGCCGCCGTGAAACCTCGTTTACCCCAGGCTGCTGTTTTACATCGGGAAACATATAATCTCGCTCAACAAGAAGAAGCGATCGCCCAGTACAATGAAATTATGCAAAAGTTTTACGAATCTCAGCATATGAACGTCGCAGGCGATTGGGTTGAGCATTCAGTAAAACGAGTGGCAACAGCACAAGCTTTAAATGGGCGCGAGCGATTGAAAGAAATGTTGCAACAGCTTGGATTTCCACTACTTTAA
- a CDS encoding NACHT domain-containing protein, producing MSNRTLQATATGTEIARKALERNKLTQSDLALELEIAYSTANGFFTGKSIYRRIFMEICHHLDLDWQEIVGLEPKSEPEIIDSLIDPLIDELLVAVERSAARARTALNPYILPPIHRQTLLEKCLKEIRAGFQENKRRVVPILGAAGYGKSTILGSIYDELDSEKIESSNGWLALARCDDLIESAENFALELGEKISGKRQSIVEIAQQLTAQQNRGILLIDTLDIVLTKPLVSVLRSILYQLLEIGTTVAFTCRDTDYSNFFEPYHESFAGFRESVTDNCKITPFTTEEVRTAAQEFIKTQPGFSTLASQQSFAERIIALSADSVSLQEIVRHPLLLALLCDLFAAEETVPEDLTVSQLYEKYWEWKIAKVRHNLQSGHLGLAKEKLCLKLSRLMYESSGERLRDFVYESDLELSETEFLAYNSLKSDGIFKDLGGKRGGFFHQTFLEYTIARWMNATETGERAKTQLKNDLIVSKIADSRYYIWSIFRQLLTLLSLSEFNQFSQELDTTKILPFRAVTFASVSRTEPESSAVLLSLLAIAIAKDYTFQETLLAAARGSPQRHGDVAWEIAVQLLGSVGSELINKAAETAAELLGRLPAGSYRFERSLEAIANRSSPTGENNRQERYHIWGKFIGAFYENYVKKRKSIELEILESLKKYYFLFGGNVRSTVIELYLTPGVPTTIQRELLLTIISQPISEQFKEQENATELLSRLLPNLLTAGDTCFGTTWLEALYAPLDKYWTAVAASAVGRAAASDSTLLEAILRSTLSESWPSDMGDLTRRNLAAILAAIRSGAASKTAAILLKIPIETIPANRASTLTLLFRELASAANSSYPLSSELELALVEWIVPAIAQSPVEFIRAIDTLASNLSVQQLLGEILEQLLPTLPAQQKAQILKKLNNVPPQLEAYLQQNVNSKEARSALAKLYDQQATNNSATAISELAKLCLDSSRDVALDASAFVLALAEQKKPIELQQLLPIFAQSSFVGVRQNCLKAFIAKVNSQTVAPSEILAVFATLENDLAPEVIQLLYVLIETAIWNHPSGVKTLDSDLAKATFDLTHRIIKSSHQDTINMGAASALITFNQIALLEQREFMPQVGTCTRTLLRITDISRKVDKLVVTGLLTKIAKFDSEFLAAIVREDFIINNSMMPVANQCAVAVAIANDSGKNSPLLDEILNDSRLPNEVKSRIIRDREA from the coding sequence ATGTCAAACCGTACTCTGCAAGCAACAGCCACAGGAACAGAAATCGCCAGAAAAGCTTTGGAGCGCAACAAGTTAACGCAGAGTGACTTGGCTTTGGAGCTTGAAATTGCTTACTCAACTGCCAACGGATTTTTTACAGGCAAGTCAATTTATCGCCGGATTTTTATGGAGATTTGCCATCATCTTGACTTGGATTGGCAGGAAATAGTTGGCTTAGAACCAAAATCAGAACCGGAAATAATTGATTCACTAATTGACCCACTAATTGACGAACTGCTAGTCGCAGTAGAACGTAGCGCCGCTAGAGCTCGAACTGCCCTCAATCCCTATATTCTCCCTCCCATTCACCGTCAAACCCTGCTAGAAAAGTGTCTGAAAGAAATTCGTGCGGGATTCCAAGAAAATAAGCGCCGCGTCGTCCCCATTTTAGGAGCTGCCGGATACGGCAAAAGCACTATTTTGGGTAGTATCTACGATGAATTAGACAGCGAAAAAATTGAATCCAGCAACGGTTGGCTAGCATTAGCACGCTGCGACGATTTAATCGAATCTGCTGAAAACTTTGCCCTAGAACTCGGTGAAAAAATTAGTGGGAAACGACAATCAATTGTAGAAATTGCCCAACAACTAACAGCCCAACAAAATCGAGGTATTCTCCTAATTGATACCTTAGATATTGTACTCACTAAACCGCTCGTTTCAGTGTTGCGTAGTATTTTATACCAACTCTTAGAAATTGGTACAACTGTCGCCTTTACCTGTCGCGATACCGATTACAGTAACTTTTTTGAACCCTACCACGAAAGTTTTGCCGGATTCCGAGAAAGCGTCACTGACAACTGCAAGATTACTCCCTTCACCACCGAAGAAGTCAGAACAGCAGCGCAAGAATTCATTAAAACTCAACCGGGTTTCAGCACTTTAGCCAGCCAGCAATCTTTTGCCGAGCGCATTATTGCCCTTTCTGCTGATAGTGTATCCCTCCAAGAAATCGTCCGCCACCCCTTACTACTGGCTTTACTTTGCGACTTGTTTGCCGCTGAAGAAACTGTCCCCGAAGATTTAACAGTGAGCCAACTCTACGAAAAATATTGGGAGTGGAAAATTGCTAAAGTCCGTCATAACTTGCAGTCAGGACATCTGGGCCTCGCCAAAGAAAAACTGTGTTTAAAACTGTCGCGGCTGATGTATGAAAGTTCAGGAGAAAGATTGCGCGACTTTGTTTATGAGAGCGATTTAGAACTTAGCGAAACTGAATTTTTAGCTTACAATTCCCTCAAAAGTGATGGAATTTTTAAAGACTTGGGAGGTAAGCGCGGAGGATTTTTTCATCAGACATTTTTAGAGTATACAATTGCCCGTTGGATGAATGCAACTGAAACAGGCGAACGAGCTAAAACTCAACTAAAAAATGATTTAATTGTCTCTAAAATTGCGGATTCTAGGTATTATATTTGGTCAATATTTCGCCAACTTTTAACTCTTTTGAGTCTATCAGAATTCAACCAATTTTCTCAGGAATTAGACACAACCAAAATTTTACCTTTTCGCGCTGTCACATTTGCTAGTGTTTCCCGAACCGAACCGGAATCCTCAGCCGTTTTGCTGTCTCTACTAGCGATCGCAATCGCCAAAGACTACACCTTTCAAGAAACCCTCCTAGCAGCAGCCAGAGGATCGCCACAGCGACACGGCGATGTAGCCTGGGAAATAGCAGTTCAACTGCTAGGAAGCGTTGGTTCAGAATTAATTAACAAAGCAGCAGAAACAGCAGCGGAATTATTAGGGCGCTTACCCGCTGGGAGTTACCGGTTTGAGCGTTCCCTAGAAGCGATCGCTAATCGATCGTCGCCAACAGGAGAAAATAACCGACAAGAACGCTATCACATTTGGGGCAAGTTTATCGGTGCTTTTTATGAAAATTATGTTAAAAAACGGAAAAGTATTGAATTAGAAATCTTAGAAAGCCTGAAAAAATATTACTTTTTGTTCGGCGGAAATGTGCGGTCTACTGTCATTGAACTTTACTTAACACCAGGCGTACCCACTACTATACAGCGAGAACTTTTACTAACAATTATCTCTCAACCTATTTCAGAACAATTCAAAGAACAAGAAAACGCGACAGAACTGCTCAGTCGTTTGTTGCCCAACTTGCTGACTGCGGGAGACACTTGTTTCGGAACCACTTGGCTGGAAGCACTCTACGCCCCACTAGATAAATACTGGACGGCTGTAGCTGCTAGTGCTGTCGGTCGCGCTGCTGCATCAGATTCAACGTTGTTAGAAGCAATTTTAAGAAGTACATTGAGTGAAAGTTGGCCTAGTGATATGGGAGATTTAACACGGCGCAACCTGGCTGCTATTTTAGCAGCAATTCGTAGCGGTGCTGCCTCTAAAACTGCGGCAATTTTACTAAAAATACCCATAGAAACTATCCCTGCAAATCGGGCATCAACTCTTACTTTATTATTCAGAGAGTTGGCAAGTGCTGCTAACAGTTCGTATCCTCTCAGCAGCGAACTAGAATTAGCCTTAGTTGAGTGGATTGTCCCAGCGATTGCTCAATCTCCCGTAGAATTCATTCGAGCGATCGATACTCTGGCGAGTAATTTATCAGTACAGCAACTTTTGGGAGAAATTCTTGAACAATTGCTCCCGACATTGCCAGCTCAACAAAAAGCTCAGATCCTTAAAAAACTTAATAACGTTCCTCCTCAACTAGAAGCTTATTTACAACAAAATGTTAACTCAAAAGAAGCGCGTTCTGCTTTAGCAAAATTATACGACCAGCAAGCAACAAATAACTCGGCGACAGCTATCTCTGAACTAGCAAAACTCTGTTTAGATTCGTCACGAGATGTCGCCCTCGATGCCTCGGCATTTGTACTGGCTCTTGCCGAACAGAAAAAACCCATTGAACTACAACAATTACTCCCAATTTTCGCTCAGTCGTCCTTCGTTGGCGTGCGTCAGAACTGTTTGAAAGCTTTCATCGCCAAAGTCAATTCCCAAACAGTGGCCCCATCAGAAATACTGGCTGTTTTTGCAACCTTAGAAAATGATTTAGCTCCAGAAGTAATACAACTTTTGTACGTATTAATAGAAACAGCGATTTGGAACCATCCTTCAGGGGTAAAAACACTTGACTCCGATTTAGCAAAAGCTACTTTTGATTTAACTCATAGAATTATTAAAAGTTCCCATCAAGATACAATTAACATGGGAGCAGCTTCAGCGCTGATTACTTTTAATCAAATAGCTCTCTTAGAACAGAGAGAATTTATGCCCCAAGTTGGTACTTGTACCCGCACGTTACTGAGAATTACAGATATTAGCCGGAAAGTAGATAAATTAGTTGTTACAGGGCTGCTGACTAAAATTGCTAAATTTGACTCCGAGTTTTTGGCTGCTATTGTCCGAGAAGACTTCATCATTAACAATTCTATGATGCCAGTAGCCAATCAGTGCGCTGTTGCTGTGGCGATCGCAAACGATTCCGGCAAAAACTCACCGCTGCTCGACGAAATTTTGAACGATAGCAGGCTTCCCAACGAGGTCAAAAGTCGAATTATTCGCGATCGCGAAGCTTGA
- the cas1 gene encoding CRISPR-associated endonuclease Cas1: MEFTPEPLHAAWLQVRKGSRSAGIDNITVDLFAGVARYQLQVLLWQLQQENYFPRPAKGFYLRKASGGKRLIGIPTVRDRIVQRFLLDELYWPLEDVFLDCSYAYRPGRGIQMAVKHLYSYYQFGQAWVIKADIEKFFDNLCWPLLLTDLEKLQFEPTLRQLIEQHLASGIVVKGQHFHPNQGVLQGGILSGALANLYLNEFDRLCLSHGFNLVRFGDDFAVACADSIQANRCLEQINSWLGSFYLKLQPEKTRIFAPDEEFTFLGYLFRNGQVFAPERTQPTTKVVRASGTSFSRSVTRKVPVFSGKPLACSISVKPIVFPRANSEHFWREPMSTLYVTDQGSYLSIYNQQFQVFYQRELRIKVPASRVSHIILFGCCNLSHGAVSLALHGRIPIMYLSQRGRYFGRLQAEGMAKVEYLERQVIGSQSSKFVRQQAEVIVWTKLHNSRALLMKLNRRRPSKIAAIAIEAILQLMEDLHQAASMDALRGYEGQAASLYFQGLGSLFTGSFVFEKRTKRPPTDPINSLLSLGYTLLSQNVHSFVQAVGLHTHFGNLHTPRDYHPALVSDLMEEFRAQVVDSLVAYLVNSKIFVLEDFTPPDERGGVYLQPYALKKYLKHWEEKLLSEVTHPHTGYQVSLRRCMELQVREYIACLMGEVEVYRPMLWKL; encoded by the coding sequence ATGGAATTTACACCAGAACCTCTGCACGCCGCTTGGCTGCAAGTCCGCAAAGGCAGTCGCAGTGCTGGTATTGACAACATTACTGTTGATTTATTCGCTGGTGTTGCTCGATACCAGTTGCAGGTTTTGTTGTGGCAATTACAACAGGAAAATTATTTTCCCCGTCCCGCTAAGGGGTTTTATCTGCGTAAAGCCAGTGGTGGTAAGCGTTTGATTGGCATTCCCACGGTGAGGGACAGAATTGTACAGCGCTTTTTGCTAGACGAACTGTATTGGCCGCTGGAGGATGTTTTTCTCGATTGCAGCTATGCTTACCGTCCCGGTAGGGGAATACAAATGGCTGTTAAACATCTGTATTCCTATTATCAATTCGGGCAGGCTTGGGTCATCAAAGCTGATATTGAGAAGTTTTTTGACAATCTTTGCTGGCCGCTGCTGTTGACTGATTTGGAGAAGCTGCAATTTGAGCCGACTTTGCGGCAGTTAATTGAGCAGCATCTTGCGTCAGGAATTGTTGTTAAAGGTCAGCATTTTCATCCCAATCAGGGGGTTTTGCAGGGAGGAATTCTTTCGGGTGCTTTGGCGAATTTGTACTTAAACGAGTTTGACAGACTTTGTTTGAGTCACGGTTTCAATTTAGTGCGTTTTGGTGATGACTTTGCGGTGGCTTGTGCAGATTCTATTCAAGCTAATCGTTGTTTGGAGCAAATTAATTCTTGGCTAGGAAGTTTTTATCTAAAGCTTCAGCCAGAAAAGACGCGGATTTTTGCACCGGATGAGGAGTTTACTTTTCTCGGCTATCTGTTTCGCAATGGACAGGTTTTTGCACCGGAAAGAACTCAACCCACGACTAAAGTTGTACGGGCTTCGGGAACCTCTTTCTCTCGCTCGGTAACTCGCAAAGTACCTGTATTTTCTGGAAAGCCTTTGGCTTGCAGTATTTCTGTGAAGCCGATTGTTTTTCCCCGTGCTAATTCTGAACATTTTTGGAGGGAACCTATGAGTACGCTGTATGTTACGGATCAAGGCTCTTATCTGAGCATCTACAACCAGCAGTTTCAGGTGTTTTATCAACGGGAGCTGCGGATTAAGGTGCCAGCTTCTCGCGTGAGTCATATCATTTTGTTTGGCTGTTGCAATTTATCTCATGGTGCGGTAAGTTTGGCTCTGCACGGTCGAATTCCAATTATGTACTTATCTCAACGGGGTCGCTATTTCGGGCGCTTGCAAGCGGAGGGAATGGCAAAGGTTGAATATTTGGAACGGCAAGTGATTGGCTCACAAAGCTCCAAGTTTGTTCGCCAACAAGCTGAGGTAATTGTATGGACAAAGCTACATAATTCTCGTGCATTACTGATGAAGTTAAATCGACGCAGACCGTCAAAAATTGCAGCAATAGCAATTGAGGCAATCTTGCAATTAATGGAAGATTTACATCAAGCTGCCTCAATGGATGCACTACGAGGATATGAGGGTCAAGCAGCTAGTCTCTACTTTCAGGGGTTGGGTTCTTTATTTACTGGGTCGTTTGTATTTGAAAAGCGGACAAAGCGGCCACCGACTGACCCCATTAATAGCCTGTTGAGTTTGGGTTATACACTTTTGAGCCAAAATGTTCACTCGTTTGTTCAGGCAGTAGGGCTGCACACGCATTTCGGTAATTTACACACTCCCCGTGATTACCATCCAGCGTTGGTAAGCGATTTGATGGAGGAATTTCGCGCCCAAGTTGTTGATTCTTTGGTGGCTTATTTGGTGAATTCTAAGATTTTTGTACTAGAGGATTTTACACCGCCAGATGAGCGGGGTGGTGTCTATCTTCAACCTTATGCCCTAAAGAAGTACCTGAAGCATTGGGAGGAAAAATTACTTTCTGAGGTGACTCATCCCCATACAGGGTATCAAGTCAGTTTGAGACGGTGTATGGAACTACAGGTGCGAGAGTATATTGCTTGTTTGATGGGGGAAGTTGAAGTGTACCGCCCTATGCTGTGGAAGCTCTAG
- a CDS encoding RAMP superfamily CRISPR-associated protein, with translation MAMLPTELPNWYKVQGIGNEEKGWVPKTEDIVEGSQREKKEVTEAWKGTNDLKASNSYTLRIDDLQVISPLQIGGGSFPEGHILPARIAGIPCIPGSTLRGALLSWIEKILKVSPENLSPEEREERKFWESLIDGRGGWQPRKIRFENISLKDSIQPFPLNPQQEWQLFYDENSRKKLGVQWQVSPQFPPPSQNRAIVTTSSKALARGTDPSNSTSNSICIQVELKDNSPKGKHWLKQRIKEMLKEQGIGRGTASGFGRLATSIPEEGTWTIHLTGMKPCIQQHKTENSQVTQEGKYRWTPQVLRACLRGYFTRIALLVLSDSDARKLTDKIFGATNCLGQLHLTSYLSKIIAGNPRSYRNIKAGVADETWEIVVDAAWRNPAKYENVEVEELVRTLLELASYLGGLGPGWRRPPHTFRGNIYRGSQFTVTPSKYNKPLTYENSEVRIGKSIQCIYNLIRELARTESMTPHEKPRPKPGSIYSIWRGEVEQWRDIVHQVCSTSANPRPDWCGSSKTHPSGYAVRKHQNFSLISVFDKEMITVSNSGEETELQKNGYEKIWGLNAIVRPQAP, from the coding sequence ATGGCAATGTTACCAACAGAACTACCCAATTGGTATAAGGTTCAAGGAATAGGCAATGAAGAGAAAGGCTGGGTGCCAAAAACTGAAGACATTGTTGAAGGCAGTCAACGGGAAAAGAAAGAAGTAACAGAAGCGTGGAAAGGGACAAATGACTTAAAAGCTTCCAATAGCTATACTCTTCGCATTGATGACTTGCAAGTTATTAGTCCCCTACAAATTGGTGGCGGCAGTTTCCCTGAAGGTCATATTTTACCAGCACGAATTGCTGGAATCCCCTGCATCCCAGGTTCAACGCTGCGGGGAGCTTTACTGAGCTGGATAGAAAAAATCTTAAAGGTATCGCCTGAGAATTTGTCGCCAGAGGAGAGAGAGGAGAGAAAGTTTTGGGAAAGCTTAATTGATGGTCGCGGAGGATGGCAACCTCGAAAAATTCGCTTTGAAAATATTAGTTTGAAAGATAGCATCCAGCCTTTTCCCCTAAACCCCCAACAAGAATGGCAGCTTTTTTACGACGAAAACAGCAGAAAAAAATTAGGCGTTCAGTGGCAAGTTTCGCCTCAATTTCCCCCACCATCACAGAACAGGGCGATAGTTACAACTTCTTCTAAGGCACTGGCTAGGGGGACAGACCCCTCTAATTCTACCTCTAATTCTATCTGCATTCAAGTAGAACTCAAAGATAATTCTCCCAAGGGAAAACACTGGCTAAAACAGCGTATCAAAGAGATGCTGAAAGAACAAGGAATTGGTAGAGGAACTGCATCGGGTTTTGGGCGTTTAGCGACATCAATCCCTGAAGAAGGAACATGGACAATTCATTTAACAGGGATGAAACCTTGCATCCAACAGCATAAAACAGAAAACTCTCAAGTAACTCAAGAGGGAAAATATCGTTGGACTCCCCAAGTCTTGCGGGCCTGCTTGCGAGGATATTTTACAAGGATAGCTTTACTGGTCTTATCAGATAGTGATGCCAGAAAGTTAACTGACAAAATTTTTGGTGCTACTAATTGTCTAGGACAGTTACATTTAACCAGTTACCTCTCAAAAATCATTGCCGGCAATCCGAGAAGCTATAGAAATATCAAGGCAGGGGTTGCCGATGAAACGTGGGAGATTGTCGTCGATGCCGCATGGCGGAACCCTGCCAAATATGAAAATGTAGAAGTGGAGGAATTAGTTCGCACGCTTCTGGAACTTGCTAGTTATTTAGGAGGGCTTGGACCTGGATGGCGACGACCGCCCCATACTTTCAGAGGTAATATCTATCGCGGTAGCCAATTTACTGTAACCCCAAGCAAGTACAACAAGCCCTTGACTTATGAAAATTCAGAAGTGCGTATCGGGAAAAGCATTCAGTGCATTTATAACTTAATTCGGGAGTTGGCTAGAACTGAAAGTATGACTCCCCATGAAAAACCGCGACCAAAACCCGGTAGTATTTATAGTATCTGGCGAGGGGAGGTGGAGCAATGGCGAGACATTGTGCATCAAGTTTGCAGCACGAGTGCAAATCCTCGCCCTGATTGGTGTGGCAGCTCTAAAACTCATCCCTCTGGGTATGCTGTCCGAAAACATCAAAACTTTTCTCTAATCTCAGTCTTTGACAAAGAGATGATTACTGTATCTAACTCAGGTGAAGAAACTGAGCTGCAAAAGAATGGATATGAGAAAATTTGGGGACTCAATGCAATAGTACGCCCTCAAGCTCCCTAA
- a CDS encoding RAMP superfamily CRISPR-associated protein encodes MAENQTGLEWLICREPVHIGGADSSSRGNNNPVYRLPDRTPVIPGSSIRGALREHAQTDDAYNQYVRDWFGSENQDSTRQESENQTVTDPTPQPSAGENQDSTRQESNKMSPGCVALSWCWPVWWPVHVLGYGNWWVSCPAWLNRFQQFSHQSSLPFGRDNVYITEPSLANAKNLYLRWLKLKNIHQHEPESLPLPINGENLPDKNRLIVVPDDTINLIVDMGLVRQPRVSLNDTPDEKGSLVKNLFAVEGLPPGALFMMAWTTRGNKELNLEQWQKFLRQEHYLGGLWSVGYGRISIQFAGKLPATSAEETAANTESSETLTAPTEEIPENSQSKSEG; translated from the coding sequence ATGGCAGAAAATCAAACAGGACTTGAATGGTTAATTTGCAGGGAACCCGTCCACATTGGTGGTGCAGATAGCAGCAGCCGGGGCAACAACAATCCCGTATATCGCTTACCCGATCGCACTCCCGTGATTCCCGGCAGTTCTATCCGGGGTGCCCTGCGAGAGCACGCTCAAACTGATGATGCTTACAACCAATACGTTAGAGATTGGTTTGGCAGCGAAAATCAAGACTCCACCAGACAGGAAAGCGAAAACCAAACAGTGACCGATCCAACTCCGCAGCCGAGCGCTGGTGAAAATCAAGACTCCACCAGACAGGAAAGCAACAAAATGTCTCCTGGCTGCGTCGCCCTCAGTTGGTGCTGGCCGGTGTGGTGGCCCGTCCATGTCTTAGGATATGGCAATTGGTGGGTAAGCTGTCCTGCTTGGCTGAACCGATTTCAGCAGTTCTCTCACCAATCTTCTCTCCCCTTCGGTCGAGATAACGTTTACATTACAGAACCATCTCTCGCGAACGCAAAAAACCTTTACCTGCGCTGGTTAAAATTGAAAAATATCCACCAGCACGAACCAGAAAGCTTGCCTTTACCAATTAATGGCGAGAATTTACCTGATAAAAATCGGCTGATTGTCGTACCGGACGATACTATTAATTTAATTGTAGATATGGGATTGGTACGGCAGCCGAGAGTCAGCCTCAATGATACTCCTGATGAAAAGGGAAGCTTAGTAAAAAATTTGTTTGCTGTTGAAGGGCTACCGCCTGGGGCATTGTTTATGATGGCTTGGACAACTCGCGGCAATAAAGAATTGAATTTGGAACAGTGGCAAAAATTTCTTCGACAAGAGCATTATTTGGGCGGTTTGTGGAGTGTGGGTTACGGTCGTATTTCCATTCAATTTGCTGGGAAGTTGCCAGCAACCTCTGCTGAAGAAACGGCGGCAAATACTGAATCATCGGAAACTTTAACAGCACCTACTGAAGAAATACCAGAAAATAGCCAGTCTAAAAGTGAGGGTTAA
- a CDS encoding type III-B CRISPR module-associated Cmr3 family protein: MTGWYAITPLGPVAIGNLTPVGQNSGQVGCRWPPNGHQLAACLNLPTPKYELNCKPGCTLWGPFWYDGRDPYVILPLPVYTTDRSAIENGQVPEEIYRLQWRGNPGQEHWQVQAEHERSQEDGTVEIVGGRYLIGGNSLQDFWMRQESTSATLQKLPWETLTLSHNSRQDFLVKDEGGFFAEMTTLLAPGWSILVKVIGDWEPPPYSFLGAGSTPVVIEPVEGLMDEWLDGGYEDGKADYNDATGAILLTGALWQNKQRKESIPYPYTDRIKAYAAELGVPWQSWKKVKHSKDTERKVATLTPGEWMTPAGAVYLWEGKAPEGLRSQPLPNPYNHQDNRYLLGYGHLWLFKDKEFEG, encoded by the coding sequence GTGACGGGATGGTATGCAATTACGCCGCTAGGACCAGTGGCGATCGGTAATTTGACTCCAGTGGGTCAAAATAGCGGTCAAGTTGGCTGTCGTTGGCCTCCCAACGGTCATCAGCTTGCAGCTTGTTTGAACTTGCCCACGCCTAAATACGAACTTAACTGCAAACCTGGCTGCACGTTGTGGGGACCTTTTTGGTATGACGGCAGAGATCCCTATGTTATTCTGCCTCTGCCGGTTTATACAACAGATAGAAGCGCGATAGAAAACGGTCAGGTTCCAGAGGAAATTTACCGCTTGCAGTGGCGCGGAAATCCAGGGCAGGAACATTGGCAAGTGCAGGCCGAACATGAGAGAAGCCAAGAAGATGGAACTGTTGAGATTGTCGGTGGTAGGTATTTAATCGGTGGCAATAGCTTGCAGGATTTCTGGATGAGACAGGAATCTACATCTGCTACTCTGCAAAAGCTACCTTGGGAAACTCTGACTTTAAGCCACAATAGTCGCCAGGATTTTTTAGTCAAAGATGAGGGTGGATTCTTTGCAGAAATGACCACGCTGCTCGCGCCGGGATGGTCAATTTTAGTTAAGGTGATTGGCGATTGGGAACCGCCACCTTACAGCTTTTTGGGAGCCGGCTCAACCCCAGTGGTAATTGAGCCTGTTGAGGGTTTGATGGACGAGTGGCTCGATGGGGGGTATGAGGATGGCAAGGCTGACTACAACGACGCTACCGGCGCTATTTTACTCACGGGCGCACTGTGGCAAAACAAACAGCGCAAAGAGTCAATTCCCTACCCTTATACAGATAGGATTAAAGCCTATGCTGCTGAGTTAGGAGTTCCCTGGCAATCTTGGAAAAAGGTCAAGCACAGTAAGGACACAGAGAGAAAAGTAGCCACGTTGACGCCTGGGGAGTGGATGACTCCCGCTGGTGCTGTTTACTTGTGGGAGGGAAAAGCGCCGGAAGGGCTGCGATCGCAGCCTTTACCGAATCCTTACAATCACCAAGACAACCGCTACCTTTTAGGCTACGGTCATTTGTGGCTTTTTAAGGACAAAGAATTTGAAGGCTAA